In Bacteroidales bacterium, one DNA window encodes the following:
- a CDS encoding DUF2764 family protein has protein sequence MFSRNYYYLVAGLPDIVLEQSKLSVSLAEFREELKIHLHPDDYNLVEQLFLTIDNRNVLNMLLKNIVEFDSTGKYSFDELEDEIKEAEFLPDYLKTFITQFKTGQALEADMSWEDQLTMLFYDHTSKVENEFLRSWFEFERDLKNILAGLSARRHKIPVDNLLIGNNTVSTAIRKSNARDFGLNAEFPFVEKLIQINENTNLLEREKAIDQLRWNHIDDINTFNYFTIEVILGFVIKLSIVERWLKLDKKTGEEMFRRLLKDLENSYEFPKEFNV, from the coding sequence ATGTTTAGCAGGAATTACTACTACCTGGTGGCCGGTTTACCTGACATCGTCCTGGAGCAAAGCAAGCTTTCAGTTTCACTTGCGGAATTCAGGGAAGAGTTGAAGATTCATTTGCATCCCGACGATTACAATTTGGTTGAACAACTATTCCTCACAATAGACAACCGCAACGTGCTTAACATGCTGCTGAAAAACATTGTGGAGTTTGATAGTACCGGCAAATATTCGTTCGATGAATTGGAAGATGAGATCAAGGAAGCGGAATTCCTTCCCGATTACCTGAAAACATTTATCACACAGTTTAAGACAGGCCAGGCTTTAGAAGCTGACATGAGTTGGGAAGATCAGCTTACAATGCTCTTTTACGACCACACCTCAAAAGTGGAGAACGAATTTTTGCGATCCTGGTTTGAGTTCGAACGCGACCTTAAAAACATTCTTGCCGGACTGTCGGCGCGTCGCCATAAAATTCCTGTTGACAACTTATTGATAGGCAATAACACGGTATCAACTGCTATTCGCAAAAGCAATGCACGGGACTTTGGTCTGAATGCCGAATTCCCTTTCGTTGAGAAACTGATCCAGATCAATGAGAACACCAATCTTCTTGAGCGCGAAAAAGCCATTGACCAGCTTAGATGGAACCATATTGATGATATTAACACCTTTAATTATTTTACTATTGAAGTGATCCTGGGTTTTGTGATCAAGCTAAGCATAGTAGAACGCTGGCTCAAACTCGACAAGAAAACCGGCGAAGAAATGTTCCGCCGTTTGTTGAAAGACCTGGAAAATAGTTATGAATTCCCTAAAGAATTTAATGTATAA